The Coffea arabica cultivar ET-39 chromosome 3c, Coffea Arabica ET-39 HiFi, whole genome shotgun sequence genome contains a region encoding:
- the LOC113734900 gene encoding uncharacterized protein: MSSKSPIFPVSEPQHFSDYGFDPQIDYFQVLEEARRHKRETSSRSSSSIAIDALHFKLQKPISKDDYSSSKKKIKKNKKRWWKNALLFFSWKWTSRHSENALEYGVHGRRAIRASISGPVYVTESRSGSSTPFRTTSRPSSGPLAGTLTPADKDEVQIPYISLREFNMDHQHQQHSVPTSAMPIYLVT; this comes from the exons atgtcaagCAAGTCTCCCATTTTTCCTGTGTCAGAACCTCAACACTTCAGTGACTATGGCTTTGATCCTCAAATTGATTACTTTCAG GTGTTGGAGGAAGCTAGGAGGCACAAGAGGGAGACTTCGTCAAGATCCTCCTCATCCATAGCCATAGACGCACTACACTTCAAGCTTCAAAAGCCCATCTCGAAGGATGACTATTCATCGTCGAAGAAGAAGATCAAGAAGAACAAGAAGCGGTGGTGGAAGAATGCTCTGCTCTTCTTCAGCTGGAAATGGACTTCACGCCACTCTGAGAATGCTCTCGAGTACGGGGTCCACGGTAGACGCGCCATCAGGGCATCAATCTCCGGACCCGTTTACGTTACCGAGAGTAGAAGTGGGTCCTCCACTCCTTTCCGGACAACCAGCCGCCCGTCCTCCGGTCCACTCGCCGGAACTCTGACTCCCGCAGACAAGGATGAGGTGCAGATTCCCTACATTAGCCTTAGGGAGTTTAACATGGACCATCAGCACCAGCAGCATAGTGTGCCAACCTCCGCCATGCCCATATATTTGGTCACATAa